Proteins from a single region of Melanotaenia boesemani isolate fMelBoe1 chromosome 3, fMelBoe1.pri, whole genome shotgun sequence:
- the mtss1 gene encoding protein MTSS 1 isoform X1, with the protein MDAGIEKECSALGGLFQLIMNDMKASYPTWEDFVTKGAKLQSQLRTTIVVTGAFLDAFQKVADMATGTRGATKEIGSALTRMCMRHRSIESKLKLFTTALSESLITPLESAMEDWKKRANQLDKDHAKEYKKARADIKKKSSDTIKLQKKVKKGKDEARGQLDSALQDVNVRYAVLEDTEKRAVCKAMIEERARYCSFVSMLKPVLDHEINMLSEVTHLQTILEDLTNLTAEPNKLPAASEQVILDLKGSDFNYTYQTPPASPSNTLSRKSSISSNYQSGSVRHVPSLDSISCAVDGVHIQDTVGSTNQLAAGGSGGAENGLLAPPHNTYAHHGERARAMSASGKSCSARDQLALTLGVLNSDAQRSSRDSLHCSSGYSTQTTTPSCSEDTIHTHTVRRDPPSYVDYESISLHGDADSISFHQLSHGNSQSDFDKSSTIPRNSDLRFQYREFAQSKRPASTVSLLADAELSGGPVRQLPSHTATIRRKPSSKPPYRRGTISGGVPIPICTPQVPLKALGGNGGSDENVFTAPPVGGVGGLGHNKLCTSTQSLSALPPPSSPYYQLVPGQMPIPVPVPTIPSLPPEGGNIKQQQQRQYLQQQQITQQLNHHHQHRSQMQQHNQQLHIQQQQWHQLQIQQQFQQRQLQQHLQDQNRPPEEDQLSQQQKQRLFQQQRQAQFQVPAAQEVPANLGHSTNHLHQAPPSSSQDQSSDQPTQDGEGGGGDMLTLIRKVKLRRTITNDRSAPFLPCPTNHK; encoded by the exons GACAACCATCGTGGTTACTGGAGCCTTTTTGGATGCTTTTCAGAAGGTGGCAGACATGGCAACTGGGACCAGAG GTGCCACTAAAGAGATTGGCTCAGCACTAACCAGGATGTGTATGAGACACCGCAGCATCGAATCCAAGCTCAAACTGTTCACAAC AGCTCTATCTGAAAGTCTCATCACTCCACTTGAGTCAGCAATGGAAGACTGGAAAAAAAGGGCCAATCAGCTGGACAAAGACCATGCCAAAG AGTATAAGAAGGCCAGAGCAGACATTAAGAAGAAATCATCAGACACCATCAAACTGCAGAAGAAGGTGAAGAAAG GGAAGGACGAAGCTCGGGGCCAGCTGGACAGCGCGCTACAGGACGTCAACGTGCGCTACGCTGTTCTGGAGGACACAGAAAAGCGAGCCGTGTGCAAAGCAATGATAGAAGAAAGAGCTCGCTACTGCAGCTTTGTCAGCATGTTAAAGCCTGTGCTG GACCATGAGATCAACATGCTCAGTGAGGTGACCCACCTACAGACCATTCTGGAAGATCTGACCAACCTGACAGCTGAACCTAATAAACTCCCAGCAGCCAGTGAACAg gtgaTTTTGGACCTGAAAGGGTCGGATTTCAACTACACCTATCAGACACCACCAGCTTCTCCCAGTAACACTCTGTCCAGAAAGAGCAGCATCAGCAG CAACTACCAGTCTGGATCAGTGAGACATGTTCCTTCCTTGGACTCAATTAGCTGTGCTGTGGATGGAGTACACAtccag GATACTGTTGGCTCCACCAATCAGCTGGCGGCTGGGGGGAGTGGCGGGGCGGAGAACGGCCTGTTGGCGCCTCCACACAACACCTACGCCCACCATGGAGAGCGTGCTCGAGCCATGTCTGCATCTGGGAAG TCCTGCTCGGCTCGGGATCAGCTGGCGTTGACCCTGGGCGTGTTGAATTCGGACGCTCAGAGGAGCAGCAGGGACTCTCTACATTGTTCCAGTGGTTACAGCACCCAGACCACAACCCCGTCCTGCTCTGAGGacaccatacacacacaca CTGTAAGGAGAGATCCTCCCTCCTATG TGGACTATGAGTCAATCTCGCTTCACGGGGATGCCGACTCCATCTCCTTCCATCAACTGTCTCACGGTAACAGCCAATCGGACTTTGACAAGTCATCGACTATCCCGAGGAACTCCGACCTAAGATTCCAGTACAGGGAGTTTGCTCAGTCCAAACGTCCTGCTTCTACTGTCAGCCTATTGGCCGATGCTGAGTTAAGTGGCGGACCTGTACGCCAGCTACCATCTCACACAGCAACCATCAGACGCAAACCTTCATCAAAACCGCCATATCGCAGAGGCACAATCAGCGGTGGGGTTCCTATTCCCATCTGCACCCCACAGGTACCCCTCAAAGCCCTTGGAGGAAATGGTGGCAGCGATGAGAATGTTTTCACAGCGCCCCCTGTCGGAGGAGTGGGAGGTTTAGGTCACAATAAACTCTGCACTTCCACCCAGAGCCTCAGTGCTTTGCCTCCTCCTTCGTCTCCATACTACCAACTCGTCCCAGGTCAGATGCCCATCCCGGTGCCTGTACCTACCATACCCTCCCTGCCTCCAGAGGGGGGCAACATCaagcagcaacagcagagaCAATACCTGCAACAGCAGCAAATCACCCAGCAACtgaaccaccaccaccagcatcgCAGTCAGATGCAGCAGCACAACCAGCAGCTCCacattcagcagcagcagtggcacCAACTGCAAATACAGCAACAGTTTCAACAgaggcagctgcagcagcatctgCAAGATCAGAATCGGCCACCAGAGGAAGATCAGCTGAGCCAGCAGCAGAAACAGCGGTTATTCCAGCAACAGCGCCAGGCCCAGTTCCAGGTTCCCGCTGCCCAGGAAGTACCTGCCAACCTGGGCCACAGCACTAACCATCTGCACCAGGCTCCTCCTTCCTCCAGCCAGGATCAGAGCTCCGATCAGCCAACCCAGGATGGggaaggtggaggtggagacATGCTGACCCTCATTAGAAAAGTAAAGCTCAGAAGGACCATCACCAACGATCGCTCTGCCCCTTTCCTGCCCtgtccaaccaatcacaaaTGA
- the mtss1 gene encoding protein MTSS 1 isoform X2: MDAGIEKECSALGGLFQLIMNDMKASYPTWEDFVTKGAKLQSQLRTTIVVTGAFLDAFQKVADMATGTRGATKEIGSALTRMCMRHRSIESKLKLFTTALSESLITPLESAMEDWKKRANQLDKDHAKEYKKARADIKKKSSDTIKLQKKVKKGKDEARGQLDSALQDVNVRYAVLEDTEKRAVCKAMIEERARYCSFVSMLKPVLDHEINMLSEVTHLQTILEDLTNLTAEPNKLPAASEQVILDLKGSDFNYTYQTPPASPSNTLSRKSSISSNYQSGSVRHVPSLDSISCAVDGVHIQDTVGSTNQLAAGGSGGAENGLLAPPHNTYAHHGERARAMSASGKSCSARDQLALTLGVLNSDAQRSSRDSLHCSSGYSTQTTTPSCSEDTIHTHMDYESISLHGDADSISFHQLSHGNSQSDFDKSSTIPRNSDLRFQYREFAQSKRPASTVSLLADAELSGGPVRQLPSHTATIRRKPSSKPPYRRGTISGGVPIPICTPQVPLKALGGNGGSDENVFTAPPVGGVGGLGHNKLCTSTQSLSALPPPSSPYYQLVPGQMPIPVPVPTIPSLPPEGGNIKQQQQRQYLQQQQITQQLNHHHQHRSQMQQHNQQLHIQQQQWHQLQIQQQFQQRQLQQHLQDQNRPPEEDQLSQQQKQRLFQQQRQAQFQVPAAQEVPANLGHSTNHLHQAPPSSSQDQSSDQPTQDGEGGGGDMLTLIRKVKLRRTITNDRSAPFLPCPTNHK; the protein is encoded by the exons GACAACCATCGTGGTTACTGGAGCCTTTTTGGATGCTTTTCAGAAGGTGGCAGACATGGCAACTGGGACCAGAG GTGCCACTAAAGAGATTGGCTCAGCACTAACCAGGATGTGTATGAGACACCGCAGCATCGAATCCAAGCTCAAACTGTTCACAAC AGCTCTATCTGAAAGTCTCATCACTCCACTTGAGTCAGCAATGGAAGACTGGAAAAAAAGGGCCAATCAGCTGGACAAAGACCATGCCAAAG AGTATAAGAAGGCCAGAGCAGACATTAAGAAGAAATCATCAGACACCATCAAACTGCAGAAGAAGGTGAAGAAAG GGAAGGACGAAGCTCGGGGCCAGCTGGACAGCGCGCTACAGGACGTCAACGTGCGCTACGCTGTTCTGGAGGACACAGAAAAGCGAGCCGTGTGCAAAGCAATGATAGAAGAAAGAGCTCGCTACTGCAGCTTTGTCAGCATGTTAAAGCCTGTGCTG GACCATGAGATCAACATGCTCAGTGAGGTGACCCACCTACAGACCATTCTGGAAGATCTGACCAACCTGACAGCTGAACCTAATAAACTCCCAGCAGCCAGTGAACAg gtgaTTTTGGACCTGAAAGGGTCGGATTTCAACTACACCTATCAGACACCACCAGCTTCTCCCAGTAACACTCTGTCCAGAAAGAGCAGCATCAGCAG CAACTACCAGTCTGGATCAGTGAGACATGTTCCTTCCTTGGACTCAATTAGCTGTGCTGTGGATGGAGTACACAtccag GATACTGTTGGCTCCACCAATCAGCTGGCGGCTGGGGGGAGTGGCGGGGCGGAGAACGGCCTGTTGGCGCCTCCACACAACACCTACGCCCACCATGGAGAGCGTGCTCGAGCCATGTCTGCATCTGGGAAG TCCTGCTCGGCTCGGGATCAGCTGGCGTTGACCCTGGGCGTGTTGAATTCGGACGCTCAGAGGAGCAGCAGGGACTCTCTACATTGTTCCAGTGGTTACAGCACCCAGACCACAACCCCGTCCTGCTCTGAGGacaccatacacacacaca TGGACTATGAGTCAATCTCGCTTCACGGGGATGCCGACTCCATCTCCTTCCATCAACTGTCTCACGGTAACAGCCAATCGGACTTTGACAAGTCATCGACTATCCCGAGGAACTCCGACCTAAGATTCCAGTACAGGGAGTTTGCTCAGTCCAAACGTCCTGCTTCTACTGTCAGCCTATTGGCCGATGCTGAGTTAAGTGGCGGACCTGTACGCCAGCTACCATCTCACACAGCAACCATCAGACGCAAACCTTCATCAAAACCGCCATATCGCAGAGGCACAATCAGCGGTGGGGTTCCTATTCCCATCTGCACCCCACAGGTACCCCTCAAAGCCCTTGGAGGAAATGGTGGCAGCGATGAGAATGTTTTCACAGCGCCCCCTGTCGGAGGAGTGGGAGGTTTAGGTCACAATAAACTCTGCACTTCCACCCAGAGCCTCAGTGCTTTGCCTCCTCCTTCGTCTCCATACTACCAACTCGTCCCAGGTCAGATGCCCATCCCGGTGCCTGTACCTACCATACCCTCCCTGCCTCCAGAGGGGGGCAACATCaagcagcaacagcagagaCAATACCTGCAACAGCAGCAAATCACCCAGCAACtgaaccaccaccaccagcatcgCAGTCAGATGCAGCAGCACAACCAGCAGCTCCacattcagcagcagcagtggcacCAACTGCAAATACAGCAACAGTTTCAACAgaggcagctgcagcagcatctgCAAGATCAGAATCGGCCACCAGAGGAAGATCAGCTGAGCCAGCAGCAGAAACAGCGGTTATTCCAGCAACAGCGCCAGGCCCAGTTCCAGGTTCCCGCTGCCCAGGAAGTACCTGCCAACCTGGGCCACAGCACTAACCATCTGCACCAGGCTCCTCCTTCCTCCAGCCAGGATCAGAGCTCCGATCAGCCAACCCAGGATGGggaaggtggaggtggagacATGCTGACCCTCATTAGAAAAGTAAAGCTCAGAAGGACCATCACCAACGATCGCTCTGCCCCTTTCCTGCCCtgtccaaccaatcacaaaTGA